The Musa acuminata AAA Group cultivar baxijiao unplaced genomic scaffold, Cavendish_Baxijiao_AAA HiC_scaffold_1137, whole genome shotgun sequence genome segment gaccagcttctttggcaagctcctagacttctcggtaaacctttcgacgaacatccgaacttccgacgaactctcaaactcccaacgaaatcacgtccttgactccagaactttattttgctttataccttgctattgtagttaatcctacacatgtaaaaacacacttcgatctagacaattaatactaagcatgaatcatgttgtccggtatgtcattggtccattgacgcttcgtccgattcttcggcatatcgttctctcttgcggcctattgcccaatcagccagttgactccacaactccgatatccttagcgcaatattcgctcttcttggcccgaagcccgaatccatgacccgaagccttctatcgatatgtcgaccgatcctccggctcgacgtccaatcttctgacatgttccactggcccaacatgattcttcctgctttaattgtcttatcttgatcgaagcatcctgcatcactcaaaacgcatattaaatcataaacacttatcaattggtttcatcatcaaaatttgagatttaacaccGATACATGCTaaatttattgttcataatatCCTTTTATACTATAGTATTTGTGAAATAATATAAACCTTTACTAGAAGTAAAAAAAGAGAGTTATATTTAGAGCTCGCGATGCTTTActagccccctttgacttcatccAGATATGGGTGGATGGAGTTCCCAAACGTGGAAGACTTATATTTGGTAATCAAATAGAAATGGATAGACATTATTATATTATGATCACATTTCACcctctatattttttatatgatatctaaagcattgcttatgagtttatatgtgagctttggataagaatgaaatgaatgtaacATCAAATGTGATATTTGAACTTATGTTTCTTATTTGTTCTtttgatatactctaaaatattttatacactattgatatgctccgaaataatttatatgtcattaatataatctaaaatattttatatgccattgatatgctttaaaatatttcatacaatattgatatactttaaaatatttcatatatcattgatatgctccaaaatatttctaaagtatttcaagTGATatggtgtatgattataaactgcataggttttatatatatgaataatgttagaattatttttaatatccccaaatgttagtttggatcctagattagaTTATTGATGAATTATAAATTTTCTTGATTTAAGATACTTTCACGTATCTTGAATGTGTTAATTTATGGGGtatgataatattatatttattttttctttcattagattttttttcttaacttTTGCAATGGATTCATTAAACTAATATAAAATTGGAGCTCTAGCAACAGCCCAAAATAACTTTGTAACATTTTATCGATAATAAGATTTTTCGATAGATAAATCATGCAACAACCATGAATTGCTTATAAACATATCTCCTTCATAaatgaaagaatttttagattttaATCACTAATAATTGTTAAATTTTATATTCAATAATATATATTCTCAACTAATGCAAGAACCACCTCAATATCTATCATGCAATTGACAAAATAAATGTTGTTATTATCAAAGTACTAGGATATTTGCATAataaatatgcatcatcattataaaaaataagtcatatatataatctaaaactTCTAAAGCAATATGTGAAAgctcaaaatattatttaaaaataatttttttatgttattaatATATGAACATGAGTATTATAGTTATGAAGTTTTAAATTTCTCAAATGATGTGGttggatgcaatatcatgttgttgagggagaagagatcaTATCAAATTAGATCAACATTGTTTAATGTCGATGCAGCATTGAAAAAAAATCGTCAACATTGGATGGAAGACAGATTATACTACAAGAAAAGGTCAGATATTTACTATGAACAGTGCCTCAACACTTGAGAGGTGTTGTTGGAGCCAAAGCAGTAGACACGAGTAGATCTATGGGGGCCTGTGATATGCCCCGATGTTGTGATATATTATGTCGCTAATGGCCAATAGTGAGGAACACACTGTTGGCCAAAAGTTGGAGAGGAGGGAGCACCGCTTGTGGTGCGAGAAGGTGGTCGATGGAGAGTCACCGATGGAGGGCCATCTATAGTGGGAGAGTCACCTGTAGTGGGAGGAGGAAACACCAGTGTGGGAGTAAGGAGATACATGTAGCATGCAGCTTGTGTTGTGGTGAGAAAAAGATGAATGGAGAATGGCAAGTAGAACAAAGTTGCGAGGAAGAGGAATCACTATTGCTAGGCACATCAACAGATAAAAGGATTCGCTATTATCAGGTAGCAAGGAAGAGGAAGCATCTAAGTGGGAGAGTCACTTGTAGTGGGAGAAGGAGGAGATGCCATTGTAGGAGTAAGGAGACATGCAAAGTACGGTTTAGGTTGTTGTGAAAAAGAGATGAGTGGAGAATGACAAGTAGAATAGAGTTGCAAGGAAGAGGAATCACTATTGCTGGAAACATCAATGGAGAAAAGGAATAACTATTATCGAGCAACAAGGAAGAGGAAGCCTTGCTCCGAGAAGAGAAGTTATGAAAAAGATAGATTGCATTCATATGAAGTATTGTATACTTATACACACTTGTAGAGGGATTGATTGTCCTCCGATCATGTACATGAATCATATtaattgatcctcaaatcatggttAATTGAGGATCATGACATATTCGGAATACAATAAACTCAACCAGATTTACTTCTATTAAATCTATAGTGAATCATATCATAGTAAACTAATAATGAACCCTTAGTGAATCGACAATCCAAAAGATATTGACTTGAACGAGAAAAAATAACATCCACGAATAAAAGGGCAAAGGtggcaaataattttttttggaaatgGGGATGCTAAgagagaattttatttttttttctaaaactttatcctatataaaaatatatccaacaagaaaatttttataattatatatacaaCTTAACCTCTATAAGTATTGAGGTGACATGAGAAAAAGATCCTACCATTATAATTCATTAGTCCAAACATCCTCCACATATTTACTTGACTGAGTCAAGTCTTTGGTCGACAAATTGCATATGAATAACAAACTCGAGTGGATGCCAGTCTTTATGTTGACTCCGTGTGTAAGTCGTTGTTGACGAAGACTTCATCATCCTATTCACTTAAACATCTCGGACTCTTGCAATCTATTGCTTGCGACGATTGTGGCGCCGAGTCATATAATGAACGCCTCCCCTCCGCGACTCCCAATTCAACTCTCTCGCAGTTCATCGTGTTAACTCTCTCTACCGCCTGATTTCTCCCTTGTTTCCAAGGTTGATTTTGATGCAATATTAGCTGGTTTTCCTCTGCTTTTAGCTGAACGTGAGCGCGGGACTTGAAGATTTAGATGTTGAATGCTAATTTTCCCTGCTGAATTCCGGAGAGTAGAGTGAGGCCAATCGATTTCTTCGTTAAAGATCCGATTTTTGATGGATTTAGGGTTCCTTTTCCTGGATCAGTCATGGTCTCTGATGCAGCTCCGTTCCCTTCTCTGTGCCTCCTTAGCCTTCTTGCTGCTGACGACTACTTTGGTCGTCGTTGCTGTCGACAACTCCCCCTATTACATGCCAAGAGACGACATCCTCCTCAACTGCGGCGCCTCCGGCCAGGCATCTAGCTTCGACGGACGATCCTGGACCGGCGACACCGGAACCAGGTACGCCCCCTCCTTGAACGGCGACGGCTTCGATGCTCTACGGAAAGATCCATCGGTCTCCACGGTCCCGTACTCCACCGCTCGGGTCTTCACTTCTCCCTTCACCTACCGCTTCCCTCTCAGCGCCTGCCGGATATTTATCCGCCTCCATTTCTACCCTTCCGATTACTCCAACCATGCCGCTTCCGATGCCTTCTTCTCCGTCACATCTGGCCGTTACACCCTTCTTCACAACTTCAGCGCCTACCTAACTGCCGATGCCCTAAATTCCGCCTATCTAATCCGTGAATACTCCGTAAACGTCTCCACCGGCGGCCTAAACCTCACTTTCACCCCATCGACCACCCATCCCAACTCCTATGCTTTCATTAACGGTATCGAGATTCTATCAATCcctgacttgtttagctcagcaaCACCATTGCTTGTCGATGGAGATGATGGTCATATTGTTTACACTATCGATCCCGACCAAGCTCTGGAGACAGTTTACCGGCTCAATGTGGGTGGGCAAACAATTCTCCCCATCGAAGACTCCGGCTTGTTCCGCTCTTGGGACGACGACTCGCCTTACATTTATGGGGCTGCATTTGGTGTGTCCTACTCCAATGATCCGAATGTTACCATCACATACCCGACCAGTGTTCCAAATTACATTGCACCACCGGATGTCTACTCCACAGCAAGATCAATGGGTCCAAATGCacaggtgaacttgaactacaattTAACCTGGATTCTCCCTGTGGATGCTGGCTTCTATTACCTTGTCCGGCTACATTTCTGTGAAATCCAGTATCCGATAGTGAAGAAAAACCAGAGAGTCTTTGACATCTACCTTAATAACCAGACTGCAACAGAAGAAGCTGATGTCATTGGTTGGAGTGGCGGGATCGGTATCCCTGTGTTCAAGGACTATGTGGTGAGGACAATGGGAAGAGGGCAGATGGATCTGTGGGTTGCGCTTCATCCAGATACACTCTGCAAACCAGAGTACTATGATGCCATCTTGAATGGGCTTGAGGTGTTCAAGCTGCAGAACAGTAATAACAGCCTGGCTGGTCTTAATCCAGGAGCACGCTCGCAGCTCTACGATGATCCTAGAGATCTCAGGAAGGGGAGTGCGAAACATAAGAGTGACGTCGGTGGCGTGGTCGGAGGTTTTGCTGTTTTGCTGTTTTGCTCGCTGGTTTTTGCCTGATTGGAATGTGCATGACGAACGAAGGTGTTGAGAAAAACATGTTAAATGGGTTTCTAATCAAAATATCAATTTGTTATCGAAAGCAAATATGAACCATACAAGCATAAACAGTagagtaataaatcaatcacacaataaGATCAAATTTTTAACATGAAAAATTTAATACGGGAAAAACAACGGAATcgtagtccatctcaaacttccactatcaataataatgataacaggtttataataagtcttctctaaaaccataagaggatcacaataacatcaagaccatatatcttggcttaagaatagcatatcttcatcgtaTGGATGGATCTCATCATAAGAGAATTTTAGGTTTCACAAAGTATAACAGAAAAATACCTCAGAGAGGATAAACTTCATATcagcaccattaggattgtagagcttgctgcaATGATTCTTCATATATAATTTGGATCAAAACTGATAACTCAAAATCCtatttcttctctcttctctttctctctctctttgtatACCATCACCGTCTTGCACGCTGCACGCACAAATCGCTCGTTGGTTGCCCCAACTATGCatacctttttttctttttttcttttccttttaatcATTGATTTGAGTCTATAGCCTAAATCATTAGTCTAagtccacatatgggctggacccaacaattctctccctccagctcatatgatgggctgtactaagcccgctcttcgcctacatgcttcaagcttctccttaggcaaagactttatcaatatatctgatcaattctcattggtatgcactttttccaagtgtaattctttcatctcaagtacatcacgaatctagtgatatctcacatcaatatgcttggatctagaatagtatgttgaattcttagagaggtgaatgacgctctgattgtcacagtaaatagtatatccttcatgtttcaagcctaattcatatagaaactttttcatctataaagcttccttgtaggctttagtaattactatgtattctgcttctgtggttgatagagcaacagggtctatcatgtatgtcatgctatgtactaggcctgatatagcgcatgctctgagtgtcacgagcaagtatcaagcagatccaggcttagagcactggaaagcagtaaagtgtatccttaagtacttgagaaggactaaggatcttttactagtatatgtgggtagtagccttaaggttgaaggctacatagactcaagttttcagtctgatgtcgatgatagcaagtcgaattcggggtacgtgtacaccttgaatggaggagcagtgtgctagaagagttccaagcaagatactactgctgactcgaccacagaggcggagtacattgctgcatcagatgcagcaaaggagggagtctggttgaagaagttcatcacagatttaggagtcgtgtTGGGTAGCaaggagtcgatctccttatattgcgacaacaatggggcgattgctcaagcgaaggaacctaggtctcatcagaaatctaagcatgttctgaggaggttccaccttattagagagatcgtaacccgaggagatgtagcagtggaaagagttctatctgaagataatattgcagatccattgacaaagtcgttgtctcagattatctttgagcatcacaggggtctgatggggatcagacacataggtgattggctttaggtcaagtgagagattgctagttataggtgtccaacaagccaatcacgtgagtgatggcatgtgtgacttgatacagaatctttttgcttattatattttggcatatatcactttataactattgcatatatgcacatatatattgtgatgtccttggatttgtgcaatgggaattggatcgtgatgagatcacgaaaataagatcgattcacctttaaacacatatcctaaataatcccggtcatagattactcgagagggacatcgtgataaccggacagactggtatactgtatacccgtccatatgattgatgcagttggtctcgtagctgctcgtgtagggacactagggatacagtacaggtgctcattggagaatgagttcactgattgattcgcttacggaatgctagatggttgatgatgccttattgttagacagcgattccgtagtcctagtggtatatctggtccttagacttgagacaccaaggatgtcatgtatgagtgctccactctttgataccagacttataggtttggctgtcccaaatctagtatagctgatcattgggagtggtagtcgaccttacgagggctattgagtgtcgatagaggatcatccactctcggcgtcataagaggaatatctcatgtgttcttactcaaacaaatccctggccagggtcattcgagttaagagagaaagagttctccgggagaatccgattagagcgagactcgggtagaaaccgtatgagtctgatagcaccatgctcaatatacggtctctgggatattagatggatgagagactataggtacacggtaattgaggatagacaggtccaatggattgtattcccctgtattgtttggggactacgacatagtggcctagtacgtccgtagttgatgagtcgagtgaattattacagagatcataattcactgagttagaaggagttttgacaggtatgactcacggccaactcgatattaggcctagaggatcacacatatatggtaggcattgcgatgagtagaggttcagatttgagatatccgacggagcccttgtcttattggatatccaataagccattgaattattggatcccatggacgagatccaataagagcccatgagagattattggatagagatccataatctaaaaggcttgggttattggatgcagatccaatacccactaggggaggatccattagggtttgacaggggacctttataaataggagggattcaaagcctcataggctagagcctttgcttgcctctcctattctctttcccctctccaccttagagcaggctttgagttttgaggagcatcgtcgcaaccctactgtgtggatcaccgctaaagaggaggatgcttgacctcctgcaccctctcctaaagatctgcaaggaaacagggatatacgatctccctaggtaacacaatctattatatacgcagtttttcagtttcgcggattttgcccactaatcttcgcacgacgacaaacttctctttgggaatcggggattttgttttcttgttcttccactgcgcatctgatatcacccccaagatttctcaacacaTACGTACAACtctttcttttttaaatcaataaatcaatcaatcaatgaaatattattctagtatGTAGATAAaccttaggaggtcgatcccctcgaagtaatcatcccattttccttctttcttttacAATAAGACCTCAGGgacttatcatttgatatcaaagCGTTCTTCCTTCTTTTACATTAGAAGAAGGGATAGATTTATTAAATAAAGAAAGAGTAAGACAAGGttaaatcttctatatttctctcaaaactCTTTATAATTTCAGAAACTTTATATGTTTCATGATCCAATATATGagatttatatagtccccaaagatatattatattaattatattcaaaataaattattcaCTTTCAAGAAACC includes the following:
- the LOC135671079 gene encoding receptor-like protein kinase FERONIA is translated as MDLGFLFLDQSWSLMQLRSLLCASLAFLLLTTTLVVVAVDNSPYYMPRDDILLNCGASGQASSFDGRSWTGDTGTRYAPSLNGDGFDALRKDPSVSTVPYSTARVFTSPFTYRFPLSACRIFIRLHFYPSDYSNHAASDAFFSVTSGRYTLLHNFSAYLTADALNSAYLIREYSVNVSTGGLNLTFTPSTTHPNSYAFINGIEILSIPDLFSSATPLLVDGDDGHIVYTIDPDQALETVYRLNVGGQTILPIEDSGLFRSWDDDSPYIYGAAFGVSYSNDPNVTITYPTSVPNYIAPPDVYSTARSMGPNAQVNLNYNLTWILPVDAGFYYLVRLHFCEIQYPIVKKNQRVFDIYLNNQTATEEADVIGWSGGIGIPVFKDYVVRTMGRGQMDLWVALHPDTLCKPEYYDAILNGLEVFKLQNSNNSLAGLNPGARSQLYDDPRDLRKGSAKHKSDVGGVVGGFAVLLFCSLVFA